Sequence from the Salinicoccus sp. Bachu38 genome:
TTCGAGAATATCTAATTGATCACGATACAAATAATCGATTTCTTTTAATCCATCCAGAGGTTCAGGGTTATAGAAACGCAGTAAATCTTTCATCAGAATTTCGTTGGAATGGTTTAATTCTTCTCTCGCTTCGTCTCTATAGCGATAAAGTTCTTCCAATTCTTCTTCGGTAAATTGATCCTGCAGTGCCTCCCCTGACTCTGTATCATAGATTTCCTGTTCAAAGAAAGTATATTCCGGCGTCACTACACGTCCATTTCTGAGTGGGACGGCATTATCGTGTTCTTCTGATAAAATATCCTGCCCCATAAATAAATAGCCATCTGTTTCCATGCCCAATAAATGCATTAAGGTTGGAAGCATGTCCACCTGACCACTGTATGTGTCAAACACTTCACCATTTTCAACGCCGGGAACATGCATGATGAACGGCACTCTTTGCATTTGAGTGTCATGGTATTGATTCCACTCCTCCGGATCTTCACCCACTAAAGGTGCCAATTCCGGGTTTCTCATATCGGAAATACCATAATGGTCACCATACATGACTATGATTGAATCCTCATATAAGCCGCTTGACTTCAAGTAATTGAAAAATTCCTCCAACGCCTGGTCAGCATAATGTGCTGTAACGAAATAATTGTTAATTGTGTCATCCTCTGTTTGGGCAGCTGGAAACTCCACATTTTCCTCATCCAAAGGGTAAGGGAAGTGATGAGAGACGGTGAGGAACTTGGAGTAGAATGGTTGAGGCAGCTGTTCAAGATACTCTACCGAATCATGGAAAAACAATTTATCTTTCAAGCCATATTCCATTGATCTGTCCCCGGACACATCATAAAACTCGGCATCAAAGAAGAAGTCATAGCCGAAACTTCGGTAAGTATCCGTCCTGTTCCAAAAAGAGCCGACATTTCCGTGAAAAGCAGCTGAGGTATATCCCCCATGCTGTGCCAAAATATTTGGCGCTGAATGAAATGTATTTGTGGATCCCAATGATTGAAAAACACTACCTTGAGGGAGACCGTACAATGACAACTCCCCTAAAACTTCAGCGTCTGATGACTTGCCCTGGCCGGTCTGATGGAAAAAGTTTTCAAAACTGTATGAGTCCTCATTGTCATATATACTTGAAAGAAATGGCATGACTTCGTGGATTTCACCATATTCATCTTCCAGCTCGTAATCAATTAAAAACTGCTGCACACTTTCCAACCCAATCACAATAACATTGCGATCCTCTGCCGCCCCAAAGTATTCTGGATTTGGTGCTGCATGGTTTTCGGCCGAAAAGTTAAACACCTTCGCTAAATCTGACTCGTCGGCACTCACTCGCATCTGGCTGTTTTGCGATGATTGGAAAACATCATAACCGGTAAAGAAATTCAAACCTAAGTATTTAACTATATAATTCCTGTCAAAAGTGCGCGTTAATAATTCAGGGCGATCAATTTCCGCCAATATCAGGTTCCCTGCCAAAAGTAAGACACCCACTAATGTAACCGAGACTTTTGTACGCCTCTTAAGTTCTTTCCTATCTTCAGCGATCGGTGCCTCCTTTTTATAAAAGAACAAATAGACAAACAACATGATATCGACCCAGTATAAAAAGTCCCAAACCCTCATCATTTCAAATGTAGAAGTAAACAAGGCGGAGGTCACATTATTAGTACTCGATACAATATTAAATGTCAGAAAATCAGCGAACTCCCTGTAATATAGTATGTTCACATATAATAATACAGTCATGAACAGTAACATTATGAACATTGCCCATTTTCTTAAACGTGGACTACTAAAAAATAGCGCGATGGACAACAGTATGACGCCGGTCGCAACCGGGTTGATGAACAATATGATGTGTTCGAATATACCCGATACGCCTAAACTGAATTCAATCCAGTAAGCCATGTATGTTTTCAACCAGAATAAAAAAAGGAACAGGATGAAATATCCATAGCGTTTATTCAATAATTCTTTTATGTTTGACATATTTTCACTTCCTTATTCTCTATCTTGTCTCTTAACCTCCAATGATTCATAAAGGTTCCATACGGATCATTCATAGTGAATTAAGATAGAGTAAAATATAAGAAAAACCCTCAAACAGGCGGGGAGGGTTTGGTGACGGGCAACAAGTAAAATTGAAATGCCTTAATATCAAGAGTTGCAATAACTTAACATCAATATATCGACAGTTACTTCATCCACTTAATTGAGGTGTTATCCCTTCTGCAGAGCCTATATTGATGATTCTTGTCTTTTCACTTACAGCCTCGGATTTTTACAAATACTTTACGAACTTTATCAATACTCTTTATTATAGAACAATATGTAGTTTTTAAGCAAAAAATACTCGTTTATTAACAATGGCATTTACAAATATTTAATAAAGAAAAACAATTTAGCATTAATATAATTTCGTTTGTCAACGTCATGCCACTCGCACGCACAGTCGATACTGTAGGAATGTGGATAACTTACCCATTTCTGACCACTATGTTCATTTTCAGATTATCACTCTTAAAACGGTTATACAGGATCACTCTCCACTTTGAATGGGCTGATTGCGGAAGCACGCAGAAACTCAAGAAGCCTTGAGCTGCCATCCTATCACTTCGGACAAAAAATCATTTGGAAATCAGATTGAGAAAGAGTGATCCTGTCTTCATTCATTCTGGAGTAGGCGCATTAAAAGCCGGGTATGTATAAACAAGCTGTAATTCCTGTGGTGAAGCAGGATTTATGACCACAGCTGTTGGGGTTTATTCTGTATGTTTTGCGAAATGAATAGGACTGAAGGGATTTTAAATGACAATCCGGACAAAAGGCTTTTTCAAAAAACTGGTCCACTATTCCTTAAAAGATAAAGTGTTTGATATGGCTGCACAGCTCTCTTATTTTTTGCTGCTTGCGATATTCCCGTTTTTGATTTTAATATTTACCTTAATGCGATTTCTGCCGATCTCGACCGGGTCAGTACTGGATTTTATCAGGCCGTATGCACCAGAGGGGTCAATGCAGTTGATTGAAGACAATTTGTATCAGGTGCTCGAGGTTACAAGGGGAGACTTATTGTCGATCAGTATGGTAGCGACGATATGGCTGTCGGCAATGGGTGCCAGTGCATTGGTGCGGACATTGAACAGTGCGCACCGGGT
This genomic interval carries:
- a CDS encoding LTA synthase family protein, producing MSNIKELLNKRYGYFILFLFLFWLKTYMAYWIEFSLGVSGIFEHIILFINPVATGVILLSIALFFSSPRLRKWAMFIMLLFMTVLLYVNILYYREFADFLTFNIVSSTNNVTSALFTSTFEMMRVWDFLYWVDIMLFVYLFFYKKEAPIAEDRKELKRRTKVSVTLVGVLLLAGNLILAEIDRPELLTRTFDRNYIVKYLGLNFFTGYDVFQSSQNSQMRVSADESDLAKVFNFSAENHAAPNPEYFGAAEDRNVIVIGLESVQQFLIDYELEDEYGEIHEVMPFLSSIYDNEDSYSFENFFHQTGQGKSSDAEVLGELSLYGLPQGSVFQSLGSTNTFHSAPNILAQHGGYTSAAFHGNVGSFWNRTDTYRSFGYDFFFDAEFYDVSGDRSMEYGLKDKLFFHDSVEYLEQLPQPFYSKFLTVSHHFPYPLDEENVEFPAAQTEDDTINNYFVTAHYADQALEEFFNYLKSSGLYEDSIIVMYGDHYGISDMRNPELAPLVGEDPEEWNQYHDTQMQRVPFIMHVPGVENGEVFDTYSGQVDMLPTLMHLLGMETDGYLFMGQDILSEEHDNAVPLRNGRVVTPEYTFFEQEIYDTESGEALQDQFTEEELEELYRYRDEAREELNHSNEILMKDLLRFYNPEPLDGLKEIDYLYRDQLDILEEHPGKETSLIEQYDGESSMELYETDAPELEE